In Rhizobium sp. WSM4643, the following are encoded in one genomic region:
- a CDS encoding NADH:flavin oxidoreductase/NADH oxidase has protein sequence MSKLFSPITLRGVTLRNRTVVSPMCQYSAQDGFANEWHYVHLGRFGMGGFGLVLVEATGVLPEGRISYADLGLWKDEHIAPLARIVNFLHGQGAAVGIQLSHAGRKASTPVWRDKADQPATEEQRRAVGFEHWIPVGPSAQSNDPTNADYQVPKALDRDGIRRVVDGFAAAATRANQAGFDTVEIHAAHGYLLNQFLSPLANHRTDEYGGSRLNRMRLVLEVTEAVRSVWPAEKPLIVRLSVSDNNADGWQVDDSVALAAELKARGVDAIDCSSGGFAQGRIRSAPAYQVPFAKAVKQGAGIPTIAIGLLGDAYEAEAFIENGDTDFIALARGALNDPNWPLHANRELGGDYTLWPVQTRQVAERDRVLSSPQ, from the coding sequence ATGTCCAAGCTCTTTTCACCGATCACCCTGCGTGGTGTCACGCTGCGCAACCGCACAGTCGTTTCCCCGATGTGCCAGTATTCGGCTCAGGATGGCTTTGCCAATGAATGGCACTATGTACATCTAGGGCGCTTCGGAATGGGAGGCTTCGGCTTGGTTCTGGTTGAGGCCACAGGGGTCCTGCCCGAAGGGCGCATTTCGTACGCCGACCTCGGTCTATGGAAGGACGAGCACATTGCCCCGCTTGCCCGGATCGTGAATTTCCTGCACGGCCAGGGTGCCGCCGTGGGCATTCAACTTAGCCATGCAGGCCGCAAAGCCTCGACGCCGGTTTGGCGGGATAAGGCAGATCAGCCCGCAACAGAAGAGCAGCGCCGCGCCGTTGGCTTCGAGCACTGGATTCCCGTAGGTCCGAGCGCACAATCGAACGACCCAACCAACGCTGACTATCAGGTCCCCAAAGCCCTCGACAGAGACGGCATCCGCCGTGTGGTCGACGGATTCGCGGCTGCTGCTACGCGCGCCAACCAGGCAGGCTTTGACACCGTTGAAATCCATGCCGCGCATGGTTACCTGCTCAATCAATTTCTGTCGCCGCTCGCCAACCATCGAACTGATGAATATGGCGGTAGCCGACTAAATCGAATGCGGCTGGTTCTGGAAGTCACCGAAGCCGTCCGCAGCGTGTGGCCAGCCGAAAAACCGCTCATCGTTCGCCTCTCGGTCAGCGACAACAATGCCGACGGCTGGCAGGTGGACGACAGCGTTGCCCTGGCCGCGGAACTGAAGGCACGTGGTGTTGATGCTATCGATTGCTCTAGCGGCGGCTTTGCTCAGGGCCGCATTAGGTCCGCTCCAGCCTATCAAGTCCCCTTCGCTAAGGCGGTAAAACAAGGCGCCGGTATCCCGACTATCGCAATCGGACTATTGGGCGATGCCTATGAAGCCGAAGCGTTCATTGAGAACGGCGATACAGATTTTATAGCTTTAGCGCGGGGCGCGCTCAACGATCCCAACTGGCCGCTCCATGCCAATCGCGAACTCGGCGGCGACTACACTCTTTGGCCGGTCCAGACCCGTCAAGTCGCTGAACGTGATCGCGTCCTTTCCTCTCCTCAGTGA
- a CDS encoding winged helix-turn-helix domain-containing protein: protein MRILLIEDDRKTSDYIAKGFSEAGHVCDVFGDGRDGLFQAQREAYDVIVVDRMLPGLDGLAIVRSLRAAKVGTPALFLTSVGGVDDRVEGLEAGGDDYLVKPFAFSELMARVNALGRRPPVQEQRTVLKVADLELDLIRREARRAGQVIELQPREFTLLEVLMRGEGRVITKTMLLERVWDFHFDPKTSVVETHISRLRAKVDKPFQAQLLHTVRNTGYSLHAPRTG, encoded by the coding sequence ATGCGAATCCTGCTTATCGAGGACGACCGGAAAACATCCGATTATATCGCCAAGGGCTTTTCCGAGGCGGGGCATGTCTGTGACGTGTTCGGCGACGGCCGCGATGGGCTGTTTCAGGCGCAGCGCGAGGCCTATGACGTCATCGTCGTCGATCGCATGCTGCCGGGTCTCGATGGGCTGGCGATCGTGCGTTCGCTTCGGGCGGCCAAGGTCGGCACACCGGCGCTGTTCCTGACATCGGTCGGCGGCGTCGACGATCGGGTCGAGGGGCTGGAGGCGGGCGGTGACGATTATCTGGTCAAACCCTTTGCCTTCTCCGAGTTGATGGCGCGCGTCAATGCGCTCGGCCGCCGGCCGCCGGTGCAGGAGCAGAGGACGGTGCTGAAGGTGGCCGATCTCGAGCTCGATCTGATCCGGCGGGAGGCCCGCCGCGCCGGCCAGGTGATCGAGCTGCAGCCGCGCGAATTCACCCTGCTCGAGGTGCTGATGCGCGGCGAAGGCCGGGTCATCACCAAGACGATGCTGCTGGAGCGGGTCTGGGACTTCCACTTCGATCCGAAGACCAGCGTCGTCGAGACCCATATCAGCCGGCTCAGGGCCAAGGTCGACAAGCCGTTCCAGGCCCAGCTTCTGCACACGGTCCGCAACACCGGATACAGCCTGCACGCGCCTCGAACAGGATGA
- a CDS encoding HAMP domain-containing sensor histidine kinase — protein sequence MMSSENRAHFSASSLRRSTPFRLAVTFGVLFVVAFILSGAIIYHMLRLGLVRDLEQSLGEMNSLIVSTYEPNDPEDLINTLNNYANFQSTSDGLYSLTDAGGRKLAGNFAAPRIPNGVYTVTSGDVGLKGHERYRMQVSTIGPYSLVVAENFNDVDEMLRIVLVSFEWAAAIVVATAIGGGVFLAFRAQARLDGVAHTMNHVSHGALDARIPITGNGDDLDTVAIQINAALERLQRLVESMRQVSADIAHDLKTPLNRLRLTLDAAVAGNDQQADVSALLDEARHESDRINATFEALLRISQIEAGARKERFQATDLDAVLAVISEVYVDVAEDAQMALTIAERCSALIRGDRDLLTQMIANLVENAINHCPAGTGITVSLRRQDGRAIVSVADSGPGIPADERDKVFRRLYRVDKSRATPGSGLGLSLVKAIADLHSAEIGMADNHPGLVVSIGFPLMPGLNT from the coding sequence ATGATGTCCTCCGAAAACCGCGCACACTTTTCGGCATCTAGCCTGCGCAGGAGCACGCCGTTCCGGCTTGCCGTGACCTTCGGCGTGCTCTTCGTCGTCGCCTTCATCCTGAGCGGCGCGATCATCTATCACATGCTGCGGCTCGGCCTCGTGCGCGATCTCGAACAGTCGCTGGGCGAAATGAATTCGTTGATCGTCTCGACCTACGAGCCCAATGATCCCGAGGACCTGATCAATACGCTGAACAATTATGCGAACTTCCAGTCGACCTCCGACGGGCTTTATTCGCTGACGGATGCAGGCGGGCGCAAACTTGCCGGCAATTTCGCCGCCCCCCGCATCCCGAACGGCGTCTATACCGTCACCTCAGGCGATGTCGGGCTGAAGGGACATGAGCGCTACCGGATGCAGGTCTCGACCATCGGCCCCTACAGCTTGGTGGTGGCGGAAAATTTCAACGATGTCGACGAGATGCTGCGGATCGTGCTGGTCAGCTTCGAATGGGCCGCCGCGATCGTCGTCGCGACCGCGATCGGAGGCGGCGTCTTCCTCGCCTTCCGGGCCCAGGCACGGCTGGACGGGGTCGCACATACCATGAACCATGTCTCCCACGGCGCGCTCGACGCCCGCATTCCGATCACCGGCAACGGCGACGACCTCGATACGGTGGCGATCCAGATCAATGCGGCGCTGGAGCGGCTGCAGAGACTGGTAGAGAGCATGCGGCAGGTGAGCGCCGATATCGCCCACGATCTGAAGACGCCGCTCAACAGGCTGCGCCTGACGCTGGATGCCGCGGTGGCCGGAAACGACCAGCAGGCGGATGTTTCGGCGCTGCTTGACGAAGCCAGACACGAGAGCGACCGGATCAACGCCACCTTCGAGGCGCTGCTGCGCATTTCCCAGATCGAGGCCGGCGCCCGCAAAGAGCGTTTCCAGGCGACCGATCTCGACGCCGTACTTGCCGTGATTTCCGAGGTCTATGTCGACGTCGCCGAAGACGCGCAGATGGCGTTGACGATCGCCGAACGCTGTTCGGCGCTCATCCGGGGCGACCGCGATCTCTTGACGCAGATGATCGCCAACCTGGTGGAGAACGCCATCAACCATTGCCCGGCCGGAACCGGCATCACGGTTTCGCTCCGCCGCCAGGACGGCCGCGCCATCGTCTCGGTCGCCGATAGCGGCCCCGGCATTCCCGCCGACGAGAGGGACAAGGTTTTCCGGCGCCTCTACCGGGTCGACAAGAGCCGCGCGACGCCGGGAAGCGGCCTCGGGCTCAGCCTCGTCAAGGCGATCGCCGACCTGCATTCGGCTGAGATCGGCATGGCGGACAATCATCCCGGCCTCGTCGTTTCGATCGGCTTCCCGCTGATGCCGGGACTAAACACCTAA